Genomic window (Vigna radiata var. radiata cultivar VC1973A chromosome 1, Vradiata_ver6, whole genome shotgun sequence):
gcataatatctctaagaccaacttttgactctcacaagacacaactaagtgctttacttgatttaaagctcattctaagccataaagggtgtgttttactatcaaatttaagcatgaaaataacggtttttaaaccgttatcacaaccccaaacttagaactttgcttgtcctcaagcaaacaagacaaaacttggctttccacttcttcatcaaataattcacacttttcaaaactcctttttctcatgacaagttattataaaatttcaaatttcaatggATATCTagaaagatgcatgcatgctttcaatccaaattagttcacataatcaatctttttccaacagatgtttcattcatgaatgatcaatcaactaaacatagatgtaatcatggatttaacaattctcaccaagcaagtgtttcattcaatcactcaagtgtttaggaggtcactctactccctactgttcacatgtcacataaaacaatattgtcattcatctaagaCAATTaacatcttcacatgcaaatgccatcacaaggactttttccaaggcttgtattgcggctgggctatcaagaaaattggtttttctggaatataaAATCCTTGatttaagagagtttaaatcatcattcaaagttcaagtacactccctttttaaccaatctcactcattcccaactttttccctttttcattttacattgagttcttctttacattctttttctcttttcttcttttctttttctttcacatgcatttctctttttcattcttttgaactcaatgttttcctttttcttttgcctttcactttccccattcaaccccaaacttgaacctcttcaacacatataattattctcaaccctaactcaaggtaaatcaattcaaacaagggttttcatactgtttaaggtcaaggttcaaaaagggtatatcatttaaaattcttttgggtgaaaatttggctaaataaggattttccaagcatggccttgatcatatgacatacacatgcaattcaatcaattatcaagatgaagtcaataccattcatgattccctgtaaacagtgcacacaacaataactctgaagctcaatacctcacataatcatgctttctcatttctcacatgaatcctgcttagtatcaaaatcacaatcatgaatcacttactcatctgttcacatagctagtgaaccatcaacctggatatcaacattcacacattctcaatcatcatccacaatcaatcattaatagcaaacaactcatcatgcaataaaatcgAACCATTAtctgaataagtgtacaagccaagcataaattcaaacataaattgaacctgtactactaattcaaaatgataaaacctgggttgcctcccaaaagcacttgtttaacgtcacgagcctgacccagacctcatggatccaccaacatcagTACGGTGGAAAACTGCTCCACTTCTCCTCTTAAATAGTGTTTGAGCCTCTGACCATTTACAACCCAATTTCTCTTCTTATCTATAGTCTCCAATTCCACAGCTTTGTTCGGATATACCTGCTTTATCACAAAGGGTCCCGACCATTTCGATTTCAGCTTCCCACGAAATAACTTCAACCGTGAATTAAATAGTAGCACCTGTTGTCCGGGAGTGAAGACTCTCTTTATCAgctttttatcatgataaaatttcaccttttctttataattccTGGATGAATCATATGCATGTAACCGCATCTCTTCAAGTTCTAATAACTGATTTCTTCGTTTGCTTTGAGTTTCATGAGGAtcagaatttaaaaatttcaaagcccacaaagcctTATGTTCCATCTCTATTGGCAAGTGACATGCTTTCCCATACACCATCTGAAAAGGTGATAATCCTAATGAAGTCTTCATAGCCGTCCTgtatgcccaaagagcatcatctaatttCCATGACCAATCTTTTCGTGAAAAAGCAACTGTCTTCTCTAATATCCTCTTAATTTCTCTAttggaaacttcagcttgaccatttgTTTGTGGATGAGAGGGTGCAACcactttatgtttcaccccataatgtctaagtaccttagcaagctgagcattacaaaaatgagaccccCCATCACTAATAAGTACCCTAGGGGTTCCAAAGCATgagaaaattttccttttcaagaatttaatcaccgtattggcatcattctttggacatgctagagcttccacccatttactcacataatcaacaaccaacaaaatatattcattattgaatgatggtggaaaagggccaacaaaataaataccccaacaataaaaaacttcaacttccaaaataccttgtaatggcatctcatgccttcttgaaatagctcctgtcctttgacacttatcacaattcctagcatgattATGTGCGTCTTTGAATaaagtaggccaataaaatcctgactgaagaatttttgtAGCTGTTCGATCCCCATTATAATGCCCTCtataaggagaattatgacaatgccaaaggaTTCCTTCTGCCTCTTCTTTAGTTACGCATCTCCTTaaaagattatctgctccaatcttaaataaatacggatcatcccatataaattacttagcatcagaataaaacttctttttctattacCAATTTAATTCTTCAGGGATAACACCTgcaactttaaaattagccatatcagcaaaccatggcctttgttgaatatacaaaagagtttcatctgaaaaagactCTTAGACTTCCTTCTCCTTGCTTGTTACTTCCGTGTTAACCAATCAAGATAAGTGATCAGCTATCAAATTCTCATATCCCTTTTTATCCCGAATTTCtatgtcaaattcttgtaacaaaagtACCCACCTGATTAATCGTGGCTTTCAATCTGGCTTTGTTAACAAGTACTTTATAGCTGCATGATCCGTATAAACTATAATTATACATCCAATgagataagatctaaatttctccagtGCATAGACTATGGCCAAAAATTCTTTCTCTGTGGTAGCATACACTACTGGAAAAGGGGAAATTACCGAGGACTTATTACCGAAGGCCCCGTGACCGTGGGTATATTAATTTTACCGAAGGCCTTACCGAGGGTGTGAGACCGACCTCGGCCATTAAACCCAAAACTAGGTTTCTGTCCCCCCAATTTCATTCTTCGAGCCAAGTACTTTGCCCAAACAGAAAACCCTCGCCCACGCATTCCCCCAAATTGGTTGCTCCGAACCAAAGTTGTCTCCCTCGCCCTGGTTGTGTTCGTGGAAAACGTTGTCTTCCTCGCCACAGAACGTTGTCTTCCTCGCCAAAGGTCGCTTTCTTCGTCGTTCGCGCAGGCAGTGGCAGACCTCCCACTTCAGTGGCGCACCTCCCACTTCAGTGGCGCTTCCTTCTCTTGTAGAAGAGGCTCTTCGTTCGAGGGTTTGTTCGAGGCTAAATGTTTCCATTTATTTGGGCTATTAGCagagttttcatctctttcccTCACGCGTAGAGGTAGAGCTATTCCAGGATTGGTAAATGTGTCGTTTTGCAACTTCGCAAATGGGCGCTGTTGTGATGCCATGTTTTTCGATTTCGTTTTGCAGGACTGCGTAATGGGGCGTCGAAGGTCGAGAAGCGCACTCTAGGGCAAAGCTGTGGACATTGTTCCCTTTTTTCCTCTACCGTGGTCTTTGGAGGCTATCTTCGTCTTCGTCTATAGTTTGTAGTGTGGAGGGGGAGGTAAGTTCTTTGTCTGtgaatttaaatgattttgccAAAAAGGATAAGTTACATGTTTGTTCTGCTCCCATTGCTCTGCCAAAAATGCTTTTTGTGGTTGGTATGATTTTCAGATGGTGCAATCTGGGGTGGAATCTTTGGTGCTTTCTATAGTTCCAGGGGACATTGGAAAGGTAACTACGAGGTTAGAGAAAGCAGCAATTCGTGGTGGAGTTTGTAGATGGGAGAATCCTGTCTATGAAACAATCAAGCTTTTTCAGGAGCCTAAGATTAGGAAATTCAGTGAGAGAGTATATTATTTTGTGGTTTCAACGGTAAGGAGTTTAAATTTTTCTGTTTGTGGTTGCTTGTTATGTGTGTCAGATTGTGATCTGGTTTCTGTATAGGGGTTATCAAAAGCTAGCTCCTTTGGGGAAGTCTCTGTAAACTTTTCTGAGTACGCTGAGGCTACGAAACCCTCCACTGTCTCTCTTCCCATCAAGAATTCTCATTGTGAAGCCGTCTTGCATGTTAGTATTTGGTCTCTccctttttttaataacaaaattgtgTAGAATGTTTTTTACTGCAATGCTGATTTCAGTG
Coding sequences:
- the LOC106760246 gene encoding uncharacterized protein LOC106760246, producing MKTSLGLSPFQMVYGKACHLPIEMEHKALWALKFLNSDPHETQSKRRNQLLELEEMRLHAYDSSRNYKEKVKFYHDKKLIKRVFTPGQQVLLFNSRLKLFRGKLKSKWSGPFVIKQVYPNKAVELETIDKKRNWVVNGQRLKHYLRGEVEQFSTVLMLVDP